The stretch of DNA AATAGGCGCCGTTGCTCATGCCGAGTTCGTTGATCCCGATGATCGACTGATAGGGCGCGGTCGACGCATAGGTGAAGGCGAGCGCGACGAGGGTCACGGTTGGGATGCGGATCCTGTTGTCGCGAAGGATCAAGGAAAAGGTGGATGACATGGGAACGGTTCCTGATGCACCACTCTTAGTCGCATCGGACCCATCAGAGAAACGATAGTTTTCGATCGCCTCGGTCAATTTATGTGATGAATATTTGGACGATGTGATCGCGCTCCGAGCCCGCAACGAGGCCGAGCGCCTAGCTCGCCCGGTAAATGCTCGCCGTGCCCGCAGCCGATTGACTCTATCAATCTTCTGCCCTTAGTGCTCGCCGGGGTTGATCAATTGGATGGGGACAATGAAATTTCGCTTTATTGGCGCTGTTGTGCTTTCTTTCGCCGTTGCAGGTTGCAGTAGCATTGCCCCTGATGGTCGGCCGCTCGTTCAACACTTCTTTCGGGATCTTGTGATGAGGGGATGTGGTTTCCAGATGACATGGGAATCGGCGAGAGAAGCCACAGATACTTTTAAGCCAGTTATACCGACTGACAGAGAGCGCATGACTGACAGAGGCCTCATGAGGGCTGCGATTGCAATTTGCGGCAAGGCGAAACCCGGAAATAAGAGCAAAGCCATCGAAGTCCAGGTTCCTGACAGTGGCGGTGTCCTCCGGAAAATCGTTGTTGAAAGAGAATAGAAAAGCGC from Rhizobium leguminosarum bv. trifolii WSM1325 encodes:
- a CDS encoding hypothetical protein (KEGG: rec:RHECIAT_CH0001116 hypothetical protein), which encodes MREVIEGRRGCGISPSPRKRGSEGPGRDTWLDPGRGGGSRMRGFCGLSPIDIANAYPPVCAFLFSFNNDFPEDTATVRNLDFDGFALISGFRLAANCNRSPHEASVSHALSVSRYNWLKSICGFSRRFPCHLETTSPHHKIPKEVLNERPTIRGNATATCNGERKHNSANKAKFHCPHPIDQPRRALRAED